From one Citrobacter sp. Marseille-Q6884 genomic stretch:
- a CDS encoding general stress protein, whose amino-acid sequence MAEHRGGSGNFAEDREKASEAGRKGGQHSGGNFKNDPQRASEAGKKGGQSSHGGGRKSDNS is encoded by the coding sequence ATGGCAGAGCATCGTGGTGGTTCCGGTAATTTCGCTGAAGACCGGGAAAAAGCATCTGAAGCAGGCCGTAAAGGTGGTCAGCACAGCGGTGGGAATTTTAAAAACGATCCGCAACGCGCATCTGAAGCGGGTAAAAAAGGCGGGCAAAGCAGCCACGGCGGTGGCCGTAAGTCCGATAATTCCTGA
- a CDS encoding serine acetyltransferase, with translation MAFDKIKADTYRKFGVFSWGKLFTGALTSRTFRIIVLMRLSQYCAASRTPLRFMQYPFKILHRCAAHMGSMDFPSSTQVGAGLAITHGWGIVVSQGAKIGQNVTLLHGVTIGQRDEVSDGGSRRAHYPVIEDEVWIGPNAVIVGGVVIGQGSKIAAGAFVTASIPPYSVVVGNPGVIVKTGCIPDVMNKAPFLQKTEIEPSEVSHIR, from the coding sequence ATGGCATTCGATAAAATTAAAGCCGACACTTATCGTAAATTTGGCGTTTTTTCATGGGGTAAACTATTTACTGGTGCACTAACCAGCAGAACATTTCGCATCATTGTACTTATGCGTTTATCGCAATATTGTGCTGCTTCTCGAACACCACTTCGTTTTATGCAATACCCGTTTAAAATATTGCACCGCTGTGCTGCCCACATGGGGTCAATGGACTTTCCATCGAGTACGCAGGTTGGTGCCGGGCTGGCTATCACTCACGGTTGGGGAATAGTGGTTTCTCAGGGTGCCAAAATTGGCCAAAATGTGACTCTGCTTCATGGTGTAACCATCGGCCAACGCGATGAGGTTTCAGACGGTGGAAGTCGCAGGGCTCATTACCCCGTTATTGAAGATGAGGTATGGATTGGTCCAAATGCTGTCATTGTCGGAGGGGTGGTTATCGGTCAAGGAAGTAAAATTGCGGCAGGGGCATTTGTGACCGCAAGTATTCCTCCTTATTCCGTTGTCGTGGGTAATCCAGGCGTTATTGTTAAAACCGGCTGCATTCCAGACGTGATGAATAAAGCGCCGTTTTTGCAGAAAACAGAAATCGAACCGTCTGAAGTCTCTCACATTCGTTAA
- a CDS encoding SDR family oxidoreductase — MADLKSEKKSGNNTHATQFPAPPFAHQKQPFPGLAGKMQPRPDHGEESYKGSGKLNGRKVLITGGDSGIGRAVAIAYAREGADVAINYLPEEEDDACEVIALIKKAGRKAAAIPGDIRDEAFCEQLVSQAVDALGGLDILVNNAGRQQFCESIEALTTEAFDATFKTNVYAMFWITKAAIPHLPQGSVIINTSSVQAYEPSEILLDYAQTKAAIVVFTKSLAKQLAPKGIRVNAVAPGPYWTVLQCSGGQPQEKIEQFGANAPLGRPGQPVEIALLYVTLAAPENSYSSGQVWCSDGGTGTL, encoded by the coding sequence ATGGCTGACCTGAAAAGTGAAAAAAAGTCTGGCAATAATACCCATGCAACGCAATTTCCGGCTCCGCCTTTTGCGCACCAAAAACAACCATTTCCGGGGCTTGCCGGAAAAATGCAACCCCGACCCGATCACGGTGAAGAAAGCTATAAGGGAAGCGGCAAGCTTAATGGTCGAAAAGTATTAATTACCGGCGGCGATTCTGGTATTGGCCGTGCGGTGGCAATTGCCTATGCACGCGAAGGCGCTGATGTGGCAATCAATTATCTTCCCGAGGAAGAAGATGACGCCTGTGAGGTGATTGCGCTGATTAAAAAAGCGGGAAGAAAAGCCGCGGCGATTCCCGGAGATATACGGGATGAAGCATTTTGCGAGCAACTGGTGAGTCAGGCGGTGGATGCCCTGGGCGGGCTTGATATTCTGGTCAACAATGCGGGACGCCAGCAATTTTGTGAGTCTATTGAAGCGCTCACGACAGAAGCGTTTGATGCTACCTTCAAGACCAACGTCTACGCGATGTTCTGGATCACCAAAGCGGCTATCCCCCACCTGCCGCAGGGCAGTGTGATCATTAACACCTCCTCGGTGCAGGCTTACGAACCCAGCGAGATCCTGCTGGATTATGCCCAGACCAAAGCGGCGATTGTCGTTTTTACAAAATCGCTGGCGAAGCAACTGGCGCCAAAAGGGATCCGAGTGAACGCCGTTGCACCGGGTCCTTACTGGACAGTACTGCAGTGCTCTGGCGGGCAACCCCAGGAAAAAATTGAGCAGTTTGGCGCTAATGCGCCGCTAGGAAGACCGGGACAGCCTGTCGAGATCGCACTGTTGTACGTCACACTGGCCGCGCCAGAGAACAGCTATTCCTCCGGCCAGGTCTGGTGTTCTGACGGAGGAACCGGGACTTTATAA
- a CDS encoding MFS transporter, with amino-acid sequence MSHITEHHVTQPVHWRVIAAAVAGNVFEVYDFVIYAYFAVYIGQAFFPVSGDYGSLLVATATFGVGFFTRPLGALFIGSYADRVGRKPAMILTVTLITLGTLGIALTPTYATIGMAAPVIIVLCRLIQGVALGGEVGPAASLLIESAPANKRGRYACWQIASQGIAVFFGGLFGVIITSSLSAEDVQSWGWRLPFIVSLLMVPLTIYIRRHLPETLQETVKQEKNTRHHVKGMWREHRSILIIGLGIMMVASIASQLINYMTSYAIKTLHLSPGIAQTSILMAGLITFFGALFAGRLCDKYGRKKVLILPVLALSVAIIPLFSWLHDAPDAMRLLTVTFFISTLITFPTTAVLVIVPEMLPAHYRSTGTSLIYAIGSAMFGGSTHFILTALLAWTNHPVAPAYYVLFAAAVSLCAMSVLPETRGEAAKSRARPVVD; translated from the coding sequence ATGAGCCACATTACTGAACATCATGTTACGCAGCCTGTTCACTGGCGGGTGATTGCTGCCGCTGTTGCCGGCAACGTCTTTGAGGTTTATGACTTTGTCATATATGCCTATTTTGCCGTGTATATCGGTCAGGCATTTTTCCCGGTCAGCGGCGATTACGGCAGCCTGTTGGTGGCGACAGCCACCTTTGGGGTGGGATTTTTTACCCGACCGCTGGGGGCGCTGTTTATCGGCAGCTATGCCGACCGGGTAGGGCGCAAGCCTGCGATGATCCTGACGGTGACGCTCATTACCCTGGGAACGCTCGGGATTGCGCTTACCCCCACCTACGCCACCATTGGTATGGCCGCGCCGGTGATTATTGTGTTGTGCCGTTTGATCCAGGGCGTAGCTTTAGGCGGAGAGGTTGGGCCTGCGGCATCGCTGCTGATTGAGTCTGCACCGGCAAACAAGCGTGGTCGTTATGCCTGCTGGCAAATTGCCAGTCAGGGGATTGCGGTTTTCTTCGGCGGTCTGTTCGGGGTGATCATCACATCGTCTTTATCCGCTGAAGATGTGCAAAGCTGGGGATGGCGTTTGCCCTTTATTGTCAGCCTGCTGATGGTGCCGCTGACGATCTATATTCGGCGTCATCTGCCGGAAACGCTGCAGGAAACGGTGAAACAGGAGAAAAATACGCGGCATCACGTGAAGGGCATGTGGCGTGAGCATCGCAGCATACTCATTATTGGGCTGGGGATCATGATGGTCGCGAGTATCGCCTCGCAACTGATTAACTACATGACCTCCTATGCCATCAAGACCTTACATCTGTCGCCAGGTATTGCGCAGACCAGCATTCTGATGGCCGGGCTGATCACTTTTTTCGGTGCGCTGTTCGCCGGACGGTTATGCGACAAATATGGCCGTAAAAAAGTCCTGATATTGCCGGTTCTGGCATTGAGTGTGGCGATTATTCCTCTGTTTTCATGGTTACATGACGCTCCGGATGCCATGCGGTTACTGACGGTGACCTTTTTTATCTCAACGTTGATTACGTTCCCAACGACGGCGGTGCTGGTCATCGTGCCGGAGATGCTTCCCGCCCACTATCGCAGTACGGGCACGTCGCTGATTTATGCGATTGGCTCAGCAATGTTTGGCGGCAGTACCCATTTCATTTTAACGGCGTTGTTGGCCTGGACGAATCATCCGGTGGCGCCGGCATACTATGTGCTGTTTGCGGCGGCAGTGAGTTTGTGCGCGATGTCGGTGTTACCTGAAACTCGCGGTGAAGCGGCCAAATCCCGTGCCCGCCCCGTCGTTGATTGA
- a CDS encoding efflux RND transporter periplasmic adaptor subunit, protein MNRKCLLLIPLFFSTAIITACDNKPSEKPTTMTPEVGVITLAPSSVNIKSELPGRAVAFEIAEIRPQVGGIIIKRNFAEGDKVSKGASLYQIDPAPLQAKLDSAKGALAKAVSTANNVRLMANRQSALLKSNYVSRQDYDTTRSQLNEAEANVAVARAELEQATINLHYANVTSPIDGISGKSSVTVGALVTANQQNALVTVQRLDPIYIDLTQSVQDFLRLKEEKSSGKLEQGTRKIPVELMLENGKPYRYTGTLEFSDPAVDEATGSVTLRAVFPNPESEILPGMYVTALLDEGTQQNVLMVPQEGVTHNEQGKATALILDQNNVVQLREINSVKAVGNQWLVTAGLRPGDRVIVSGLQRVRPGVKARVRTSALNKPDTVTEQ, encoded by the coding sequence ATGAACAGAAAATGCTTACTGTTGATACCATTATTTTTTAGTACTGCAATTATCACCGCCTGCGATAATAAACCGTCAGAAAAACCGACAACCATGACGCCAGAGGTAGGCGTTATTACCTTAGCGCCGTCTTCAGTGAATATTAAAAGCGAGCTTCCAGGCAGAGCCGTTGCGTTCGAAATAGCTGAAATAAGACCTCAGGTCGGCGGGATAATTATTAAACGTAACTTTGCAGAGGGGGATAAAGTCAGCAAAGGCGCGTCCCTCTACCAAATTGATCCCGCCCCACTTCAGGCAAAACTGGATTCAGCCAAAGGCGCGCTGGCAAAGGCAGTCTCAACGGCCAATAATGTGCGTTTAATGGCAAACCGTCAGTCAGCCTTATTAAAATCCAATTATGTCAGCCGCCAGGATTATGACACAACGCGTTCGCAGCTTAATGAAGCTGAAGCCAATGTCGCCGTTGCCAGAGCGGAGCTCGAGCAGGCCACCATCAACCTTCATTACGCCAATGTCACCTCGCCCATTGATGGCATTAGCGGCAAATCCTCAGTGACCGTTGGCGCTCTCGTCACCGCCAATCAGCAAAACGCCCTCGTCACCGTTCAGCGACTGGACCCCATATATATTGATTTGACGCAGTCAGTACAGGACTTTTTACGCCTGAAAGAAGAGAAATCCAGCGGCAAACTTGAACAGGGAACACGCAAAATTCCGGTTGAGTTGATGCTCGAAAACGGCAAACCCTACCGCTATACCGGTACGCTTGAGTTTTCCGATCCTGCCGTCGATGAAGCCACCGGCTCCGTGACCCTGCGCGCCGTGTTTCCCAATCCTGAAAGTGAAATTTTACCGGGGATGTATGTCACAGCATTACTGGATGAAGGTACCCAGCAGAACGTTTTGATGGTCCCCCAGGAGGGCGTGACACATAACGAACAGGGAAAAGCCACCGCGCTAATCCTTGATCAAAACAACGTGGTGCAACTGCGCGAAATAAACTCGGTGAAGGCTGTTGGCAATCAGTGGTTAGTGACTGCGGGATTACGTCCTGGCGATCGGGTCATTGTTTCCGGATTACAAAGAGTTCGTCCAGGCGTCAAAGCCCGGGTCCGCACTTCAGCGCTGAACAAACCCGACACGGTAACTGAACAGTAA
- a CDS encoding YdeI family stress tolerance OB fold protein, with the protein MKLSVAPFLWCFLIPAAFAEESGGGLKKDTAPPPPHALDDGYRGTENARIMTAQQAKAMHDGATISLRGNLIDDRGDDKYVFRDKTGSIDTVIPRSVFDGRTVKPDNMISINGRLDTKTQPPLVRVNWLQK; encoded by the coding sequence ATGAAATTATCCGTGGCACCATTCTTATGGTGTTTTTTAATCCCGGCCGCTTTTGCTGAAGAGAGTGGCGGCGGACTAAAAAAAGATACCGCACCACCACCACCTCACGCTCTGGATGATGGGTATCGTGGCACCGAAAATGCGCGAATAATGACGGCTCAACAAGCTAAAGCGATGCATGACGGTGCGACCATCTCTCTACGGGGTAATCTCATTGATGATCGGGGGGACGATAAATATGTGTTCCGCGATAAAACCGGCAGTATTGATACCGTGATCCCGCGTTCCGTCTTTGATGGCAGAACCGTTAAACCCGATAATATGATCAGTATAAACGGCCGTCTGGATACCAAAACACAACCCCCTCTTGTGCGGGTTAACTGGCTGCAGAAATAG
- a CDS encoding efflux RND transporter permease subunit has product MANFFIERPVFAWVLAIIMMLTGGIAIMNLPIAQYPQIAPPTITISAAYPGADAKTVEDSVTQVIEQNMNGLDGLMYMSSTSDAAGNASIILTFKTGTSPDIAQVQVQNKLQLAMPSLPQEVQQQGISVDKSSSNILMVAGFISDNNSLSQYDIADYVASNIKDPLSRTAGVGSVQLFGSQYAMRIWLDPQKLDKYNLTPQDVINQLKIQNNQISGGQLGGMPQSPDQQLNASIIVQTRLQSTDEFGKIFLKVQQDGSQVLLRDVARIELGAENYATVARYNGKPAAGIAIKLAAGANALETSRAVKKELNRLSAWFPASMKTVYPYDTTPFIEISIQGVFQTLIEAIILVFLVMYLFLQSFRATLIPTIAVPVVILGTFAILSVAGFSINTLTMFGMVLAIGLLVDDAIVVVENVERIIAEEHLPPKAATHKAMGQLQRALIGIAVVLSAVFMPMAFMSGATGEIFRQFSITLISSMLLSVFVAMSLTPALCAMLLKAVPEGEKTKTHFLFTRFNHFMERCTQHYTDSTRKLLRCTGRYMVVYVVIGLGMIVLFLRTPTSFLPEEDQGVFMTTAQLPSGSTMVNTSKVLGEITDYYLTKEQKNVASVFTVGGFGFSGQGQNNGLAFISLKPWSERVGEENSVTAIIHRAMRALSAINNAVVYPFNLPAVAELGTASGFDMELLDNGNLGHEKMMQARNELLALASQSPGEVNGVRPNGLDDTPMFRIHVNATKAEAMGVALSDINQTISTAFGSRYVNDFLNQGRVKKVYVQADTPFRMLPDNINHWYVRNASGSMTPLSAYSSTEWTYGSPRLERYNGQPAMEILGQPVEGKSSGDAMKFMASLVNKLPAGVGYAWTGLSYQEALSTNQAPMLYAISLIVVFLALAALYESWSIPFSVMLVVPIGVVGALLATDLRGLSNDVYFQVGLLTTMGLSAKNAILIVEFAVEIMQKEGKTPLEAAVDAAQMRLRPILMTSLAFILGVIPLAISDGAGSGAQNAVGTGVIGGMLAATVLAIYFVPVFFVLVENLLARFKTQR; this is encoded by the coding sequence ATGGCCAACTTTTTTATTGAGCGCCCGGTTTTCGCATGGGTACTCGCTATTATCATGATGCTAACGGGCGGTATCGCAATAATGAACCTGCCGATCGCCCAGTATCCACAAATTGCCCCGCCGACAATCACTATCAGCGCAGCCTACCCAGGTGCAGATGCCAAAACCGTTGAAGACTCCGTCACGCAGGTGATTGAACAGAATATGAATGGTCTTGATGGCCTGATGTATATGTCATCCACCAGCGATGCTGCAGGTAATGCGTCGATTATCCTGACCTTCAAGACGGGGACATCACCCGATATTGCGCAGGTTCAGGTACAGAACAAACTGCAGCTGGCGATGCCTTCGTTGCCACAGGAGGTACAGCAGCAAGGGATCAGCGTTGATAAATCCAGCAGCAATATCTTAATGGTCGCCGGCTTTATCTCTGATAATAACAGCCTGAGCCAATATGATATTGCGGACTATGTTGCGTCGAATATTAAAGATCCGCTGAGTCGTACTGCCGGGGTGGGGAGCGTGCAATTATTCGGCTCTCAGTACGCCATGCGTATCTGGCTGGACCCACAAAAACTCGACAAATATAACCTCACGCCACAAGACGTTATTAACCAGCTCAAGATACAGAACAATCAGATATCGGGCGGACAACTGGGAGGAATGCCTCAGTCGCCCGACCAGCAATTAAATGCGTCGATCATTGTCCAGACGCGCCTGCAAAGCACCGATGAATTTGGCAAAATTTTTCTCAAAGTCCAGCAGGATGGCTCCCAGGTTCTGTTGCGTGATGTGGCACGCATTGAGCTGGGCGCGGAAAATTATGCTACGGTCGCTCGCTATAACGGCAAACCTGCGGCCGGGATCGCCATTAAGCTTGCCGCCGGTGCAAATGCTCTGGAAACATCCCGGGCCGTCAAAAAAGAGCTGAACAGATTATCGGCCTGGTTTCCTGCCAGCATGAAAACCGTTTACCCGTATGACACAACCCCCTTCATCGAAATATCGATTCAGGGTGTGTTCCAGACATTGATCGAGGCAATCATCCTGGTATTCCTCGTCATGTATCTTTTTCTGCAAAGTTTCCGCGCGACGCTTATCCCCACGATCGCCGTACCCGTTGTTATCCTCGGTACATTTGCAATCCTGTCTGTCGCGGGTTTTTCAATTAATACGCTGACGATGTTTGGCATGGTGCTGGCGATAGGACTGCTGGTCGATGACGCCATCGTGGTGGTTGAAAATGTCGAACGCATCATTGCCGAAGAACACTTACCGCCTAAAGCGGCGACGCATAAAGCGATGGGTCAGCTCCAGAGAGCGCTGATCGGTATTGCCGTCGTGTTATCCGCCGTGTTTATGCCGATGGCCTTTATGAGCGGCGCGACGGGTGAGATCTTCCGTCAGTTCTCCATTACGTTGATCTCCTCCATGCTGCTGTCGGTATTTGTGGCGATGAGCCTGACGCCCGCACTGTGCGCAATGCTGTTGAAAGCAGTTCCCGAGGGCGAAAAGACAAAAACGCATTTTCTGTTTACCCGCTTCAATCACTTTATGGAGCGATGCACCCAGCATTACACGGACAGCACCCGTAAACTCTTGCGTTGTACGGGCCGTTATATGGTCGTTTATGTCGTAATTGGGTTGGGGATGATTGTGCTGTTTCTCCGTACCCCAACCTCTTTTTTGCCCGAAGAAGATCAGGGCGTCTTCATGACCACCGCGCAATTACCTTCGGGTTCAACGATGGTGAATACCAGCAAAGTCCTCGGCGAAATTACGGATTATTATCTGACGAAAGAACAGAAAAATGTCGCGTCTGTTTTTACCGTGGGTGGATTCGGTTTCAGCGGACAAGGGCAAAATAACGGTCTGGCCTTTATCAGCCTGAAACCGTGGTCAGAGCGTGTTGGGGAAGAAAACTCGGTTACCGCCATTATTCATCGGGCGATGAGAGCCCTGAGCGCCATCAATAATGCTGTCGTTTATCCATTCAACTTACCCGCAGTCGCCGAACTGGGAACCGCTTCTGGTTTTGATATGGAGTTACTGGATAACGGCAACCTTGGACATGAAAAGATGATGCAGGCCCGGAACGAACTTCTGGCGCTGGCCAGTCAGTCACCCGGAGAGGTTAACGGGGTTCGTCCGAATGGGTTGGACGATACGCCAATGTTCCGCATTCATGTCAACGCCACCAAGGCTGAAGCCATGGGGGTCGCATTATCGGACATCAATCAGACCATCTCCACAGCGTTTGGTAGTCGCTATGTCAATGATTTCCTTAATCAGGGACGCGTTAAAAAAGTGTATGTACAGGCCGATACGCCGTTTCGCATGTTGCCTGACAATATCAATCACTGGTACGTGCGTAACGCTTCCGGTTCCATGACACCGCTTTCCGCTTACTCATCAACCGAATGGACCTACGGCTCCCCTCGCCTGGAACGCTACAATGGTCAGCCTGCGATGGAGATTCTGGGACAACCGGTCGAAGGGAAAAGCAGCGGCGATGCGATGAAATTTATGGCCTCCCTAGTGAATAAACTCCCAGCGGGAGTGGGTTACGCCTGGACCGGTTTGTCTTACCAGGAAGCACTGTCTACAAACCAGGCTCCCATGCTGTACGCCATTTCGCTTATTGTCGTCTTTCTTGCCCTGGCGGCATTGTATGAAAGCTGGTCGATACCCTTTTCAGTAATGCTCGTGGTGCCCATCGGCGTTGTTGGCGCTTTGCTGGCCACCGATCTGCGCGGTTTGAGCAATGATGTTTATTTTCAGGTCGGCCTGCTCACCACGATGGGCCTCTCGGCTAAAAACGCCATTCTGATTGTTGAGTTTGCTGTCGAGATTATGCAAAAAGAAGGAAAAACACCGCTGGAAGCTGCAGTGGACGCGGCGCAAATGCGCTTGCGCCCTATCTTGATGACATCACTGGCATTCATATTAGGGGTTATTCCACTGGCGATAAGCGACGGTGCTGGTTCCGGCGCACAAAATGCGGTGGGTACGGGGGTTATCGGCGGGATGCTGGCAGCAACGGTGCTGGCCATTTATTTCGTTCCGGTCTTCTTTGTACTGGTTGAAAACCTGTTAGCGCGGTTTAAAACACAGCGCTGA